In Paraflavitalea devenefica, the following are encoded in one genomic region:
- a CDS encoding ABC transporter ATP-binding protein, translating into MNILEVKHLKKYYATQKAVDDISFSLAPGSIFGLLGPNGAGKTTLIRMLTGITYPDEGEIIFNGRPFDPVNDILKIGYMPEERGLYKKMKIGEQALYLARLKGLGKLEAMERVREWFHRFDMQSWWNKKVEDLSKGMSQKLQFVTTVLHEPKLIILDEPFSGLDPVNANLIKDEIFRLAQQGASIIFSTHRMEQVEEICDHIILVNKGHKILDGTVKQVKQQFKENLFTISIDTIPHNISSPAFDVQDREEDNLIVKISEGHKPNEVLQHFLAEGVNITGFSELLPSLNDIFIRLVESTPTTRQFEKITA; encoded by the coding sequence ATGAATATACTGGAGGTAAAACACCTTAAGAAGTATTATGCTACGCAAAAAGCTGTAGATGATATCAGCTTTTCACTGGCGCCCGGCAGCATCTTTGGTTTGCTGGGTCCCAATGGCGCCGGCAAAACTACCCTTATCCGCATGCTTACAGGTATCACCTATCCCGATGAAGGAGAGATCATTTTTAATGGCCGTCCCTTCGATCCGGTCAATGATATTCTGAAAATTGGTTATATGCCCGAAGAAAGGGGGCTGTATAAGAAGATGAAGATCGGGGAACAGGCATTGTACCTGGCCCGCCTCAAAGGCCTCGGCAAGCTGGAAGCGATGGAAAGGGTAAGGGAATGGTTCCACCGTTTTGATATGCAGAGCTGGTGGAATAAGAAAGTGGAAGACCTTAGTAAAGGGATGAGCCAGAAACTCCAGTTTGTAACCACCGTATTACATGAACCCAAACTGATCATACTGGACGAGCCCTTCAGCGGCCTTGATCCTGTTAATGCCAATCTTATTAAAGATGAGATCTTCCGGCTCGCCCAGCAAGGCGCCAGCATTATCTTCAGTACACACCGTATGGAGCAGGTAGAAGAGATCTGCGATCATATTATCCTCGTTAATAAAGGGCATAAGATCCTGGACGGAACTGTCAAGCAGGTAAAACAACAATTCAAGGAAAACCTGTTCACCATCAGCATTGACACTATACCCCACAACATCAGCTCGCCGGCATTTGACGTACAGGACCGCGAAGAAGACAACCTCATCGTAAAAATAAGTGAAGGGCATAAACCCAATGAGGTATTGCAGCACTTCCTGGCAGAAGGCGTTAATATTACCGGCTTCTCAGAATTATTGCCTTCACTGAACGATATCTTCATCAGGCTGGTGGAAAGTACCCCCACGACCAGACAATTTGAAAAAATAACTGCCTAA
- a CDS encoding ABC transporter permease: MNKTWIVAQREFNSRVKKKTFLLSTILFPLLIFGFYAFIIYFSVKGNDDLVIAIADKANVFNGKLDSDSDVKFAFVNDASAASLEQKVEKKQYGGYIYIPADFNISSGSLNVYYNKTIGMISQERIERRINKLLEQKRLLALNITQEQLDSARKRSAIEFKPVSGAKESGKAKAGLSYAVGYASGFLIYIILFIYGTMVMRGVMEEKTNRIAEVIVSSVKPFQLMMGKIVGIGAVGLLQFIIWIVLGVAATALIPLLLQGGDASAVQNVPGAGAMVQASQSNPVSAVISDINFALILPCFLFYFLGGYLLYSSLFAAVGSAVNEDPQDAQSLLLPVTMPIIFGIVIMTKAVNDPTGNLSVFGSLFPLTSPIVMMARIAHGVPNGVTAWELILSMVFLIAGFILTTWLAGKIYRTGILMYGKKPTWKEMWKWAFRKS; the protein is encoded by the coding sequence ATGAATAAGACCTGGATTGTTGCTCAACGGGAATTCAATAGCAGGGTAAAGAAAAAGACCTTCCTGCTAAGTACGATATTATTTCCATTGCTCATTTTCGGTTTCTATGCCTTCATCATTTACTTTTCCGTGAAAGGGAATGACGACCTGGTGATAGCCATAGCCGATAAGGCCAATGTGTTTAATGGAAAACTGGACAGTGACAGCGATGTAAAGTTTGCTTTTGTAAATGATGCTTCCGCAGCATCGCTTGAGCAGAAAGTAGAGAAAAAGCAATATGGAGGTTATATATATATTCCTGCTGACTTCAATATTTCTTCTGGCAGCCTGAACGTATATTATAACAAAACCATTGGCATGATCAGCCAGGAGCGGATAGAACGGCGTATCAATAAGCTGCTGGAACAAAAAAGATTGCTGGCCCTTAATATTACCCAGGAGCAACTGGATAGCGCCCGTAAAAGGTCGGCCATAGAATTCAAGCCTGTTTCAGGAGCCAAAGAAAGCGGCAAAGCAAAGGCAGGACTTAGCTATGCGGTGGGTTATGCTTCCGGATTCCTGATCTATATTATTCTTTTCATTTATGGCACCATGGTTATGCGGGGCGTCATGGAAGAGAAAACCAACCGTATAGCCGAAGTAATTGTGAGCAGCGTAAAACCTTTCCAACTGATGATGGGAAAGATCGTTGGGATTGGTGCGGTAGGTTTGCTCCAATTCATTATCTGGATAGTGCTGGGAGTGGCTGCCACGGCGTTGATCCCATTATTACTGCAAGGTGGTGATGCCAGTGCTGTACAAAATGTGCCGGGCGCAGGCGCCATGGTACAGGCATCACAAAGCAATCCTGTATCTGCAGTAATTAGCGATATCAATTTTGCCCTGATCTTACCTTGCTTCCTTTTTTACTTCCTGGGCGGGTACCTGCTGTATTCCTCTCTCTTTGCAGCCGTAGGCAGTGCAGTGAATGAAGATCCGCAGGATGCGCAAAGCCTGCTGCTACCGGTAACCATGCCCATCATCTTTGGCATTGTGATCATGACCAAAGCAGTGAATGACCCTACCGGTAACCTGTCTGTTTTCGGCAGCCTGTTCCCCCTTACCTCTCCCATCGTGATGATGGCCCGTATAGCGCATGGCGTACCGAATGGAGTAACTGCCTGGGAGCTGATATTAAGTATGGTGTTCCTCATCGCGGGTTTTATACTCACCACCTGGCTGGCCGGCAAAATTTACCGCACCGGCATCCTCATGTATGGTAAAAAACCTACCTGGAAAGAAATGTGGAAGTGGGCTTTTAGGAAAAGCTAG
- a CDS encoding carboxypeptidase-like regulatory domain-containing protein: MRGKKKLLLLTAMLPLALLTKANNGHDDRGKPEPAISGIVSESGTKKPVQGVTVSISGKGQDKKEFVTTDASGNFKVPQMPAGELIIILEKKGYKTYRKEGVTLKEGVPLKLNFDISNEGADDESDVFHPLRMMDSK; encoded by the coding sequence ATGAGAGGAAAGAAAAAACTCCTGTTGCTTACAGCAATGCTTCCTCTTGCCTTGTTAACCAAAGCTAATAACGGGCACGACGACCGTGGAAAACCTGAACCAGCCATTTCGGGCATTGTGTCCGAATCCGGCACCAAAAAACCGGTTCAGGGTGTTACTGTTTCCATATCCGGCAAAGGCCAGGATAAAAAGGAATTTGTAACCACCGATGCTTCCGGCAACTTTAAAGTGCCCCAGATGCCTGCCGGCGAGTTGATCATCATACTGGAAAAAAAAGGATATAAAACCTATAGAAAAGAAGGAGTTACGCTGAAAGAGGGCGTTCCTCTGAAATTGAACTTTGATATCAGCAATGAGGGGGCTGATGATGAAAGCGATGTATTCCACCCCCTACGCATGATGGATAGTAAATAA
- a CDS encoding sugar phosphate nucleotidyltransferase → MKAIIPVAGAGTKLRPHTYTQPKALIPLAGKTILSIIVDQLTEAGINEFIFIVGYLGEKIQDYVKEKYPGLQTHFVYQSERHGIGHAIQLTRNIVADDEMFIVLGDTICEYDVKQVLDMPGSVLGVKRVDDPRNFGVVEMGEDGFINRVVEKPQIPKSNMALVGVYRIKETALLFNCLENNIRNQVMSRGEFSITDALECMIQQGARFQAFKVQNWFDCGRKETLLESNATLLKKFGGVIAPEHNLENTIIIPPVSIAKGCSINNSIIGPNVTIGEKTTINYSIIKDSIIGSFADLYDIVLTTSLIGSDTEVKGESRSLNIGDNTEIDLGES, encoded by the coding sequence ATGAAAGCGATCATCCCCGTAGCCGGTGCAGGTACCAAGCTACGTCCCCATACATACACACAACCCAAGGCACTGATACCGCTTGCAGGAAAAACGATCCTGAGCATTATTGTTGATCAGTTGACAGAAGCCGGCATCAATGAATTCATTTTTATTGTAGGTTACCTGGGCGAGAAGATACAGGATTACGTGAAAGAGAAATATCCCGGTCTGCAGACGCATTTTGTATACCAGAGCGAGCGGCACGGTATCGGTCATGCCATCCAGCTTACCCGGAATATCGTAGCCGACGATGAAATGTTCATCGTATTGGGCGATACCATTTGCGAATACGATGTAAAGCAGGTGCTGGATATGCCGGGTTCGGTGCTGGGGGTGAAAAGGGTGGATGATCCCCGCAATTTCGGCGTGGTGGAAATGGGTGAGGATGGCTTTATCAACCGGGTGGTGGAAAAGCCCCAGATCCCCAAATCCAATATGGCGCTGGTGGGCGTTTACCGGATCAAAGAAACCGCCCTGCTCTTTAACTGCCTGGAAAATAATATCCGCAACCAGGTGATGAGCCGCGGGGAGTTTAGTATAACGGATGCGCTGGAATGCATGATCCAGCAGGGCGCCCGGTTCCAGGCGTTTAAGGTGCAGAACTGGTTCGACTGTGGCCGGAAAGAAACCCTGCTGGAATCGAATGCCACCCTCCTGAAGAAGTTTGGTGGCGTGATCGCCCCGGAGCATAACCTGGAAAATACCATCATAATACCCCCTGTAAGCATCGCTAAAGGCTGCAGCATCAATAATTCCATCATAGGCCCCAATGTGACCATCGGGGAAAAAACGACCATCAACTATTCTATCATCAAGGATTCCATCATCGGCTCCTTTGCCGACCTGTATGATATTGTGCTCACCACTTCCCTGATTGGCAGTGATACCGAAGTAAAGGGGGAAAGCCGTAGCCTGAATATTGGCGACAATACGGAAATTGATCTCGGGGAATCTTGA
- a CDS encoding serine hydroxymethyltransferase has translation MQKDTLVFDLINQELERQRNGIELIASENFTSLQVMQAMGTVPTNKYAEGYPGKRYYGGCEIVDQLETLAIDRLKKIFNASWANVQPHSGAQANTAVFVACLKPGDKILGLDLSMGGHLTHGSPANFSGKNYVALHYGVKKETGLVDYDQLESIARKEKPKMIICGASAYSRDWDYARIRAVADEIGALVLADIAHPAGLIAKGLLNDPFDHCHIVTSTTHKTLRGPRGGIIMVRHDFDNPFGIKDPKGNTRSITSLLDLAVFPGIQGGPLEHVIAAKAVAFGEILTDEFLAYGKQILGNAQAMAKALVNRGYDLISQGTDNHLMLIDLRNKNLTGKKAQETLDKAHITLNKNAVPFDDKSPFVTSGIRVGVPAITTRGMKEADMETVVELIDKVLTNADDENTIKSVKGDVQAFMKKFPLYPELG, from the coding sequence ATGCAAAAAGATACGTTAGTTTTTGACCTCATCAACCAGGAACTTGAACGCCAGCGCAATGGCATTGAACTCATCGCCTCGGAAAACTTTACTTCCCTGCAGGTAATGCAGGCCATGGGTACCGTACCCACCAATAAATACGCAGAAGGATACCCCGGCAAACGTTATTATGGTGGTTGCGAGATCGTTGACCAGCTTGAAACACTGGCCATTGACCGGCTTAAAAAGATCTTTAATGCCAGTTGGGCCAACGTGCAGCCCCATAGCGGCGCACAGGCCAACACCGCCGTATTTGTAGCCTGCCTGAAGCCCGGCGACAAAATATTAGGCCTCGACCTCAGCATGGGTGGTCACCTCACCCATGGCAGTCCCGCCAACTTCAGCGGTAAAAACTATGTGGCGCTCCATTACGGCGTGAAAAAAGAAACCGGTCTGGTAGATTATGACCAACTGGAATCTATTGCCCGCAAGGAGAAACCCAAAATGATCATTTGCGGCGCTTCTGCCTATAGCCGCGACTGGGATTATGCCCGCATCCGCGCGGTGGCCGATGAGATCGGCGCCCTGGTACTGGCCGATATTGCACACCCTGCCGGCCTGATTGCCAAAGGGCTGCTCAATGACCCCTTTGATCATTGCCATATCGTAACTTCTACTACGCACAAAACATTACGCGGCCCCCGTGGTGGTATCATCATGGTGCGCCACGATTTCGATAACCCCTTTGGCATTAAAGATCCCAAAGGCAATACCCGCTCTATCACTTCCCTGCTCGACTTAGCGGTATTCCCCGGTATACAGGGCGGCCCGCTGGAACACGTTATTGCCGCCAAGGCAGTAGCTTTCGGTGAGATCCTGACCGATGAGTTCCTGGCTTATGGCAAACAGATCCTGGGCAATGCACAGGCCATGGCCAAAGCCTTGGTGAACCGTGGTTATGACCTCATCAGCCAGGGTACCGACAACCACCTGATGCTGATTGACCTGCGCAATAAAAACCTCACTGGTAAGAAAGCACAGGAAACACTGGACAAAGCACATATCACCCTTAATAAGAACGCAGTTCCATTTGATGACAAGAGTCCTTTCGTAACCAGCGGTATCCGTGTAGGCGTACCCGCCATCACTACCCGCGGTATGAAAGAAGCTGACATGGAAACAGTGGTAGAACTGATTGACAAGGTGCTGACGAATGCAGATGATGAAAACACCATCAAATCTGTAAAGGGCGATGTACAGGCATTCATGAAGAAATTCCCGCTGTATCCTGAATTGGGATAA
- a CDS encoding PLDc N-terminal domain-containing protein, with translation MFLVLIGLLCVALWIWALVDIVRSRFREESTKIIWCLLVVFLPFLGTILYLAIGREQKM, from the coding sequence ATGTTCCTTGTATTAATCGGGCTGTTATGCGTTGCCTTATGGATATGGGCGCTGGTGGATATTGTCAGGAGCCGTTTCCGTGAAGAGTCTACCAAAATAATCTGGTGCCTGCTGGTTGTTTTCCTTCCTTTCCTGGGTACCATACTGTACCTGGCCATCGGGAGAGAGCAAAAGATGTAA
- a CDS encoding LytR/AlgR family response regulator transcription factor, giving the protein MKIKCLLVDDEPPAVDLITSYIERVADLEIVGRCSNAIEAFGVLQKTKVDLLLLDIQMPKMTGLDLIRSLHDRPRIIVITAYREFAADGFDLDVLDYIVKPVSFDRFLKAIAKYNQYTLLRQTEAAEQPSDAFEKAYMYFKVNKQVKKVFLKDIVYIESIKDYVKIVTTDKPLITYQRLSYMEEKLPENKFLRIHKSYIIAIDRISGYNNDLINIEGYELPLGRSYKQGFLKVVDV; this is encoded by the coding sequence ATGAAAATAAAGTGCCTGTTGGTGGATGATGAACCACCGGCTGTAGACCTGATTACCAGTTATATTGAACGGGTGGCCGACCTGGAAATAGTAGGCAGGTGCAGTAATGCCATTGAAGCATTTGGCGTGTTGCAGAAAACAAAGGTTGACCTGCTGTTACTGGATATCCAGATGCCGAAGATGACAGGGCTCGACCTGATCCGTTCCCTGCACGACCGGCCCAGAATTATTGTTATTACCGCTTACCGGGAGTTTGCTGCTGATGGGTTTGATCTTGATGTGCTGGACTATATTGTAAAGCCTGTTTCCTTCGACCGGTTTTTGAAGGCCATTGCCAAATACAATCAGTATACCTTATTGCGGCAAACAGAGGCGGCAGAACAACCTTCCGATGCTTTTGAGAAAGCTTATATGTATTTCAAGGTCAACAAGCAGGTAAAGAAAGTTTTCCTGAAGGATATCGTGTACATTGAAAGCATCAAGGATTACGTGAAGATCGTAACAACTGATAAGCCGCTCATCACTTACCAGCGGCTAAGCTATATGGAAGAAAAACTGCCGGAGAATAAATTCCTGCGCATTCATAAGTCCTACATCATTGCCATAGACCGCATATCTGGCTACAATAATGACCTCATCAATATAGAAGGCTATGAGCTGCCCCTGGGCAGAAGCTATAAGCAGGGTTTTCTAAAAGTAGTGGATGTGTAA
- a CDS encoding sensor histidine kinase, with protein sequence MLKSKILRTNLIFWTCYFLYEWLANAAYDGEYKQHLIAAALYTPLLFAATIFTIHVLIKQYYFKGQKAQFWIGLIISMLAFGIARRALNYYFIYPPNWRSMQQFLFVPKIIFEIVGTYLIVALNAMFYFLQAWYEQQRITQTLQKDKVEAQLELLKSQVQPHFIFNTLNNIYSLSTHNSPKTSDLIYRLSSLLSYTLYDSRKTIIPLEQEIEYISNYIELEKIRYGERLDIAVNVLNNTKHIGISPFLLLPLVENCFKHGVSNEIDTCWIRLDILSNDGWLIIKVENSKSPNGKCNGTRNGIGLENVKRRLEILYPDRHEFKCIDEDQTFLAVLKIKTMGYENKVPVGG encoded by the coding sequence ATGTTGAAAAGTAAGATACTTCGCACCAATCTCATTTTCTGGACCTGCTATTTCCTGTATGAATGGCTGGCCAATGCAGCCTATGATGGGGAGTATAAGCAACACCTGATAGCAGCGGCATTGTATACGCCACTTCTTTTTGCGGCCACTATTTTTACCATCCATGTGCTGATCAAGCAGTACTATTTCAAAGGACAGAAAGCCCAATTCTGGATAGGGCTGATAATAAGCATGCTCGCATTCGGTATTGCCAGAAGGGCGTTGAACTATTATTTCATTTACCCGCCCAACTGGAGAAGTATGCAGCAATTCCTGTTTGTCCCGAAAATCATTTTCGAGATCGTAGGCACCTACCTGATCGTTGCCCTGAATGCCATGTTCTATTTCCTGCAAGCCTGGTATGAACAACAACGGATCACGCAAACTTTACAAAAAGACAAGGTGGAGGCGCAACTGGAATTGCTCAAATCGCAGGTACAGCCCCATTTTATTTTTAATACGTTGAACAATATCTATTCACTGTCTACCCACAACAGTCCCAAGACCTCCGATCTTATTTACCGGCTCTCTTCCCTGCTGAGCTATACTTTGTATGATAGCCGCAAAACCATCATTCCCCTCGAACAGGAAATAGAGTACATCAGTAATTATATTGAACTGGAGAAGATACGGTATGGTGAACGATTGGATATTGCTGTGAATGTCCTGAACAATACAAAGCATATCGGTATATCTCCCTTCCTGCTGTTGCCGTTGGTGGAGAATTGTTTTAAACATGGCGTAAGCAATGAAATTGATACCTGCTGGATAAGGCTGGATATACTGAGTAATGATGGCTGGCTCATCATTAAGGTAGAGAATAGTAAATCGCCCAACGGAAAGTGCAATGGCACACGTAATGGCATAGGGCTGGAGAATGTAAAGAGAAGACTGGAAATATTGTATCCCGACCGTCATGAGTTTAAATGTATTGATGAGGACCAGACCTTCCTGGCAGTTCTCAAAATAAAAACGATGGGCTATGAAAATAAAGTGCCTGTTGGTGGATGA
- a CDS encoding DUF4293 family protein, with product MLQRIQSVWLLLAAAASFLTLKFSFYSGNIIKDGQPKAFSQLVATDSIVLTITTVATGLLALVTIFLYKDRKLQTRLSLLALLLSGLNLVLFYIEIKKFVPLEGNYDLTAAIGIVVPLFIVLAIRGIYRDQKLVKSLDRLR from the coding sequence ATGCTCCAACGTATACAATCTGTTTGGTTATTATTGGCCGCAGCCGCCTCTTTTCTCACGCTTAAATTTTCCTTCTATAGCGGTAATATCATAAAGGACGGTCAGCCCAAGGCTTTTTCCCAACTGGTAGCTACCGATAGTATAGTGCTTACTATTACCACTGTAGCCACTGGATTACTGGCACTGGTAACCATTTTTCTTTATAAAGACAGGAAGTTGCAAACAAGGCTCAGCCTGCTGGCCCTGCTGCTTTCCGGCCTCAACCTGGTGCTTTTTTATATAGAGATAAAGAAGTTTGTGCCGCTGGAAGGCAATTATGATCTTACGGCCGCTATTGGCATTGTGGTTCCCCTGTTCATTGTCCTGGCTATCCGTGGCATTTACCGCGATCAGAAGCTGGTTAAAAGCCTTGACCGCCTGCGGTAA
- the uvrA gene encoding excinuclease ABC subunit UvrA, giving the protein MPDTAKKNSTVKSIRPVKAFDNIFIKGARVHNLKNVSVEIPRNKLVVVTGVSGSGKSSLTIDTLFAEGQRRYAESLSAYARQFMARMVKPDVDYIKGLCPAIAIEQKVITRTPRSTVGSMTEVYDYLRLLYARAGKTISPVSGREVKKDDVKDVIDAMSKLNAGDKVLILIPFKQHTHRNAQEELNILMQKGFSRLYDGTILRIEELLEDAKWKPSKEMYVLIDRLVVKEFDEDDLHRIADSVGTAFYEGEGALLLEVNGSKKLSFSNKFELDGIQFEEPVPNLFSFNNPFGACPTCEGFSQVLGIDSDLVIPDKRLSVYEGAVAPWKGEKLGLWKEQFIKGAKKIDFPIHKPIIDLTKAQYKMLWEGNGDVQGINDFFKEVEQNLYKVQYRVLLSRYRGRTQCPDCKGYRLRKEALYVQVGGKHIGELCEMPVKDLVQWFDQLKLSEYDGQVAKRVLIEIHHRLKTLMDVGLGYLTMNRLANSLSGGESQRIQLTRSLGSNLTDSLYILDEPSIGLHSRDTERLIRVLKELRDLGNTVVVVEHDEMMMREADHIIDMGPLASHLGGEVVASGDYDELIANENSLTGKYLKGTYQIEVPKTLRKWNRSLKVEGARQNNLQDLTVEFPLNTLCVVSGVSGSGKTTLVKQILYPGLQKIKGEFADKVGLHKAITGDIDYLSQIEMVDQNPIGKSSRSNPVTYIKAYDEIRDLYARQPLSKMRGFQPKHFSFNVDGGRCDTCKGEGEQVVEMQFLADVHLTCEVCGGKKFKEEVLEVQYNGKSIYDVLEMSVDEALEFFKAEKDIIQKIKPLSDVGLGYVKLGQSSDTLSGGEAQRVKLASFLGKGKAQGHILFIFDEPTTGLHFHDIKKLLNSFNALIEQGHSIIVIEHNMDVIKSADWIIDLGPEAGDGGGSVVYTGVPAGLKKVKESYTGRFL; this is encoded by the coding sequence ATGCCTGATACAGCTAAAAAAAACAGTACCGTAAAATCTATCCGGCCGGTAAAAGCCTTCGACAATATTTTTATCAAGGGCGCCCGGGTGCACAACTTAAAGAATGTTTCTGTTGAGATCCCACGTAATAAATTAGTGGTGGTAACAGGGGTTTCCGGCTCCGGAAAATCTTCCCTTACCATCGATACGCTGTTTGCCGAAGGCCAGCGCCGTTACGCGGAAAGCCTCAGTGCCTATGCCCGCCAGTTTATGGCGCGTATGGTAAAACCGGATGTAGACTATATTAAAGGCCTTTGCCCGGCCATTGCCATTGAGCAAAAAGTAATTACCCGTACGCCCCGCTCTACGGTGGGCAGTATGACGGAAGTATATGATTACCTGCGTTTATTATATGCCCGGGCAGGCAAAACCATTTCCCCCGTATCCGGGCGGGAAGTGAAGAAAGACGATGTAAAGGACGTAATAGACGCTATGTCGAAGCTGAATGCGGGCGACAAAGTACTTATCCTGATCCCCTTTAAGCAACATACCCACCGCAATGCCCAGGAAGAGCTGAATATCCTGATGCAAAAAGGTTTCTCCCGCCTGTACGACGGTACCATCCTGCGTATTGAAGAGCTGCTGGAAGATGCCAAATGGAAGCCCTCCAAAGAGATGTATGTGCTGATAGACAGGCTGGTGGTAAAGGAGTTTGATGAAGATGACCTGCACCGGATCGCGGATTCAGTAGGCACTGCCTTTTATGAAGGCGAGGGCGCGCTGCTGCTGGAAGTGAATGGCTCCAAAAAGTTATCCTTCTCTAATAAGTTTGAACTGGATGGTATCCAGTTTGAAGAACCGGTACCCAACCTGTTTTCTTTTAATAACCCATTTGGCGCCTGTCCTACCTGCGAAGGGTTTAGCCAGGTGTTGGGTATCGACAGTGATCTGGTGATTCCTGATAAGCGGCTGAGTGTATATGAAGGCGCAGTAGCTCCCTGGAAGGGGGAAAAGCTGGGCTTGTGGAAAGAGCAGTTTATCAAGGGCGCTAAAAAGATTGATTTCCCTATTCATAAGCCCATTATTGACCTTACCAAAGCACAGTACAAGATGTTGTGGGAGGGCAATGGGGACGTACAAGGCATCAATGATTTCTTCAAAGAGGTAGAACAGAACCTGTATAAGGTACAGTACCGTGTGCTCCTGTCGCGCTACCGGGGCCGCACCCAATGTCCCGACTGCAAGGGGTACCGCCTTCGGAAAGAAGCCCTGTATGTACAGGTGGGCGGCAAGCATATTGGCGAATTGTGTGAAATGCCGGTAAAAGACCTGGTGCAGTGGTTTGATCAGTTGAAGTTGAGTGAGTATGACGGGCAGGTGGCAAAAAGGGTGCTGATTGAGATCCATCACCGGTTAAAGACACTGATGGATGTGGGGCTGGGTTATTTAACCATGAACCGCCTGGCCAATTCCCTCAGCGGGGGAGAAAGCCAGCGCATCCAGCTTACCCGCTCCCTGGGGAGTAACCTCACCGATTCCTTATATATCCTGGATGAGCCTTCCATCGGATTGCACTCCCGGGATACAGAACGGCTGATACGGGTATTAAAAGAGCTTCGCGACCTGGGCAATACGGTAGTGGTGGTAGAACATGATGAGATGATGATGCGGGAAGCCGATCATATTATCGATATGGGGCCCCTTGCTTCGCACCTGGGCGGTGAAGTAGTGGCCAGCGGAGATTATGATGAATTGATCGCCAACGAAAATAGCCTTACCGGTAAATACCTGAAAGGAACTTACCAGATCGAAGTGCCTAAAACGCTGCGCAAGTGGAACCGTTCTTTAAAAGTGGAAGGAGCGCGGCAGAACAACCTGCAGGACCTTACCGTAGAGTTTCCCCTGAATACCCTTTGTGTGGTAAGTGGGGTAAGCGGAAGTGGTAAGACCACCCTGGTCAAACAGATCTTATACCCCGGACTGCAAAAGATCAAAGGAGAGTTTGCGGATAAGGTGGGTTTGCACAAAGCCATTACCGGTGATATAGATTACCTGTCGCAGATAGAGATGGTAGACCAGAACCCCATTGGCAAATCATCGCGCAGTAACCCGGTAACCTATATAAAGGCCTACGATGAGATCAGGGACCTGTATGCCAGGCAACCGCTGAGCAAGATGCGCGGATTTCAACCCAAGCACTTCTCCTTCAACGTGGATGGCGGCCGTTGTGATACCTGTAAGGGTGAAGGCGAACAGGTGGTGGAGATGCAGTTCCTGGCCGATGTGCACCTTACCTGTGAGGTGTGCGGCGGTAAGAAGTTCAAGGAAGAGGTGCTGGAAGTACAGTACAATGGCAAAAGCATTTATGATGTACTGGAAATGAGCGTGGATGAAGCGCTGGAGTTCTTTAAGGCGGAAAAAGATATTATCCAGAAAATTAAGCCCCTGAGCGATGTGGGGTTGGGATATGTGAAGCTGGGGCAATCGTCCGATACCTTGTCAGGCGGCGAGGCCCAGCGGGTAAAACTGGCCTCTTTCCTGGGCAAGGGCAAAGCACAGGGACATATCCTGTTTATTTTTGATGAACCTACTACAGGGTTGCATTTCCATGATATTAAAAAGCTGCTCAATTCCTTCAATGCCCTCATAGAGCAGGGCCATTCTATTATTGTGATAGAACACAATATGGATGTGATCAAAAGTGCTGACTGGATCATTGACCTGGGACCCGAAGCCGGCGACGGCGGCGGCTCCGTTGTGTACACAGGGGTACCAGCGGGGTTGAAGAAAGTGAAAGAGAGTTATACGGGCAGGTTTTTGTAG